Proteins encoded by one window of Burkholderia plantarii:
- a CDS encoding response regulator: MAKILVVDDSSTVRDEVAGFLRKNGLEVETAVDGKDGLAKLKSSPGIRLVVSDVNMPNMDGLTMVEKIRSELGNASVNVVMLTTESSPAMKERGKAAGVRGWIVKPFRGEAVLETFRKLAV; encoded by the coding sequence ATGGCAAAGATTCTGGTAGTGGACGATTCGAGCACGGTACGCGACGAAGTGGCGGGTTTCCTGCGCAAGAACGGGCTCGAGGTGGAAACGGCGGTGGACGGCAAGGACGGCCTGGCGAAGCTGAAATCGAGCCCGGGCATCCGCCTGGTGGTCAGCGACGTGAACATGCCGAACATGGACGGCCTGACGATGGTCGAGAAGATCCGCAGCGAACTCGGCAATGCGTCGGTCAACGTCGTGATGCTGACCACGGAAAGCAGCCCGGCGATGAAGGAGCGCGGCAAGGCGGCCGGCGTGCGCGGCTGGATCGTCAAGCCGTTCCGCGGCGAGGCGGTGCTCGAGACGTTCCGCAAGCTCGCGGTCTGA
- a CDS encoding ATP-binding protein yields the protein MTIRHRITLLVALMFVALAAIGGYAVYQAQRSAASVRQVTQGVVPSALASSDLVADLKDVQIAMMTLVYAPDANMASQALTELNTKEASLRAALDVQSRSATGQAQTGLISQARDSLTNYFDAIHDTAKMKSEGKNELAQAYLFANVAQYRDELEGIIETLRIEKNRQKDEAIATLNGMLATTTMTIAIVAGIVIVVLIGVGLMLYRQIVRPLGRMQEMMSEIASSQDFTRRVPVGRMDEIGRSIVAFNGMIETIQRNAAQLKQRTADIQAMLQNMQQGILTIVPGGTVHREYSAFLERIFETGDIAGRPAMQLVFADSDVGSDGLAQIEAAIDACLGEDGINFEFNQHLLVNEIGKRMPNGAEKRLDLSWSAITDETGTIVRLMLCVRDVTELRALSAQANEQRRRLEMIGEILAVSQDKFHDFVESATGFLHENERIIRQHERADSSALAELFRNMHTIKGNARTYSLQHLTNIVHEAEQVYDELRSADAAREWDQHELMSDLARVREALDHYATINNVSLNRRGPATGAEPDRYLVVERARIHESLRLLDSADPSDPHNWLTMRDSVRDTLRLLGTETLGGMIAGVTESLPALAADLGKAAPVVRIDDNGYRVRSEAATVIKDVFMHLLRNALDHGIEAPEARRASGKADEGTIDIEVGVDAGMLQITVSDDGRGLALARIRSIAGERGWLDDAALANDDDAVAALIFRPGFSTASAVTDVSGRGVGMDAVRSFVVRAGGSISLRFTDDRQGAAFRRFQTIVSLPDNYAVDSVGIEVANADEAARDDQAIDRA from the coding sequence ATGACCATCCGACATCGCATTACGTTGCTTGTCGCACTGATGTTCGTTGCGCTCGCAGCGATCGGCGGCTACGCCGTCTATCAGGCGCAGCGCAGCGCGGCAAGCGTTCGTCAGGTGACGCAGGGCGTCGTACCGAGCGCACTCGCTTCTTCCGATCTCGTCGCCGACCTGAAGGACGTTCAGATCGCGATGATGACGCTCGTCTACGCCCCCGACGCGAACATGGCGTCGCAGGCGCTCACGGAACTGAATACCAAGGAAGCGTCGCTGCGCGCGGCGCTCGACGTGCAGAGCCGCTCGGCGACGGGCCAGGCACAGACCGGGCTGATCTCGCAGGCGCGCGACAGCCTCACCAACTACTTCGACGCGATCCACGACACGGCAAAGATGAAGTCGGAGGGCAAGAACGAACTGGCGCAGGCCTACCTGTTCGCCAACGTCGCCCAGTACCGCGACGAGCTCGAAGGCATCATCGAGACGCTGCGCATCGAGAAGAACCGCCAGAAGGACGAGGCGATCGCCACGCTGAACGGCATGCTGGCCACCACCACGATGACGATCGCGATCGTCGCGGGCATCGTGATCGTGGTGCTGATCGGCGTCGGCCTGATGCTCTATCGCCAGATCGTGCGCCCGCTCGGCCGGATGCAGGAGATGATGAGCGAGATCGCGTCGAGCCAGGACTTCACGCGCCGCGTGCCGGTGGGCCGGATGGACGAAATCGGCCGCTCGATCGTCGCGTTCAACGGCATGATCGAGACCATCCAGCGCAACGCCGCGCAACTCAAGCAGCGCACCGCCGACATCCAGGCGATGCTGCAGAACATGCAGCAGGGCATCCTGACGATCGTGCCGGGCGGCACCGTGCATCGCGAGTACTCGGCGTTTCTCGAGCGCATCTTCGAGACCGGCGACATCGCCGGCCGGCCGGCCATGCAACTCGTGTTCGCCGATTCGGACGTCGGTTCGGATGGCCTCGCGCAGATCGAGGCGGCGATCGACGCGTGCCTCGGCGAGGACGGCATCAACTTCGAGTTCAACCAGCACCTGCTCGTCAACGAGATCGGCAAGCGCATGCCGAACGGCGCCGAGAAGCGCCTCGACCTGTCGTGGTCGGCGATCACCGACGAGACCGGCACCATCGTGCGCCTGATGCTCTGCGTGCGTGACGTGACCGAACTGCGCGCGCTGTCGGCCCAGGCCAACGAGCAGCGCCGCCGCCTGGAGATGATCGGCGAGATTCTCGCGGTCAGCCAGGACAAGTTCCACGACTTCGTCGAGAGCGCCACCGGCTTCCTGCACGAGAACGAGCGCATCATCCGCCAGCACGAGCGCGCCGACAGTTCCGCGCTCGCCGAGCTGTTCCGCAACATGCACACCATCAAGGGCAACGCGCGTACCTACAGCCTCCAGCATCTGACCAACATCGTCCACGAGGCCGAGCAGGTCTACGACGAGCTGCGCAGCGCGGACGCGGCGCGCGAGTGGGACCAGCACGAGCTGATGAGCGACCTGGCGCGCGTGCGCGAGGCGCTCGATCATTACGCGACCATCAACAACGTGAGCCTGAACCGTCGCGGCCCGGCCACCGGCGCCGAGCCGGATCGCTATCTGGTGGTGGAGCGCGCGCGGATCCATGAAAGCCTGCGCCTGCTCGATTCGGCCGATCCGTCGGACCCGCACAACTGGCTGACGATGCGCGATTCGGTGCGCGACACGCTGCGCCTGCTCGGCACCGAAACGCTCGGCGGCATGATCGCCGGCGTGACCGAATCGCTGCCGGCGCTGGCCGCCGATCTCGGCAAGGCGGCACCGGTGGTGCGCATCGACGACAACGGTTATCGCGTGCGCAGCGAAGCGGCGACGGTGATCAAGGACGTCTTCATGCACCTGCTGCGCAACGCGCTCGACCACGGCATCGAAGCGCCCGAGGCGCGGCGCGCCTCGGGCAAGGCCGACGAAGGCACGATCGACATCGAGGTCGGCGTCGACGCCGGCATGCTGCAGATCACCGTCAGCGACGACGGTCGCGGCCTCGCGCTGGCGCGGATCCGCTCGATCGCCGGCGAACGCGGCTGGCTCGACGACGCGGCCCTGGCGAACGACGACGATGCCGTCGCCGCGCTGATCTTCCGCCCCGGCTTCTCGACCGCCAGCGCCGTCACCGACGTGTCGGGCCGCGGCGTCGGCATGGACGCGGTGCGCAGCTTCGTGGTGCGCGCCGGCGGCAGCATCTCGCTGCGCTTCACGGACGATCGTCAGGGCGCCGCGTTCCGGCGCTTCCAGACCATCGTCAGCCTGCCGGACAACTACGCCGTCGACAGCGTCGGCATCGAGGTCGCGAACGCCGACGAAGCGGCGCGCGACGACCAGGCGATCGATCGGGCGTAA
- a CDS encoding chemotaxis protein CheX → MTTHDTPVSKVLVLDDSETHLDAIRRFCDEHNLVGLKARRNRLLKVLRSNIDLGAVLLSFDYGGSADEAAAVAAQIDALRPELPIIVRRPDGSGDEGLPEALKRVACASYALPDLEPLRRAVDEYLFSLAYPNALVRGIEEITEARLATIFRGMTIECETPCIVRDQIIFGEVFSLIALESAWCRGYMMMQTDEQPMLDFVAAMHPDDKAPDFRDLNGVLGELTNLVWGAFKDRFLGSGGVPASSSVQVPLLVNHKHKYISFGSENPQLCFKYRVTDDKSGRTVTLHQRFVFSLQWSPESFDDHAQAVGEMVDAGELDWF, encoded by the coding sequence ATGACGACACACGATACGCCCGTCAGCAAGGTGCTGGTGCTCGACGACAGCGAGACCCATCTCGATGCGATCCGCCGGTTCTGCGACGAGCACAATCTGGTCGGGCTCAAGGCGCGTCGCAACCGGCTGCTGAAGGTGCTGCGCTCGAACATCGACCTCGGCGCGGTGCTGCTCTCGTTCGACTACGGCGGTTCGGCCGACGAGGCCGCCGCGGTGGCCGCGCAGATCGACGCGCTGCGCCCCGAACTGCCGATCATCGTGCGCCGTCCCGACGGCAGCGGCGACGAAGGCCTGCCCGAAGCGCTCAAGCGCGTGGCCTGCGCGAGCTACGCGCTGCCCGATCTCGAGCCGCTGCGCCGCGCCGTCGACGAATATCTGTTCAGCCTCGCCTACCCGAACGCGCTGGTGCGCGGCATCGAGGAGATCACCGAGGCGCGCCTCGCCACGATCTTCCGCGGCATGACGATCGAATGCGAAACGCCGTGCATCGTGCGCGACCAGATCATCTTCGGCGAGGTGTTCAGCCTGATCGCGCTGGAAAGCGCGTGGTGCCGCGGCTACATGATGATGCAGACCGACGAGCAGCCGATGCTCGACTTCGTCGCGGCGATGCACCCGGACGACAAGGCGCCGGACTTCCGCGACCTGAACGGCGTGCTCGGCGAGCTGACGAACCTGGTCTGGGGCGCGTTCAAGGATCGCTTCCTCGGCAGCGGCGGCGTGCCGGCCTCGAGCTCGGTGCAGGTGCCGCTGCTCGTGAACCACAAGCACAAGTACATCTCGTTCGGGTCCGAGAACCCGCAACTGTGTTTCAAGTATCGGGTGACCGACGACAAGTCGGGCCGCACCGTCACGCTGCACCAGCGTTTCGTGTTCAGCCTGCAATGGTCGCCGGAGTCGTTCGACGATCATGCGCAGGCGGTCGGCGAGATGGTCGACGCGGGCGAGCTCGACTGGTTTTAA
- a CDS encoding pseudouridine synthase — protein sequence MPLLALNKPFGTICQFSPHETRPSLGDWVRTPGVYPAGRLDADSEGLLLLTDDGALQARIAEPRHKLVKRYWAQVEGAPDAAALKALARGVDLGDYVTRPCHASFVEPPAALWPRTPPVRFRAAIPTTWIELAISEGKNRQVRRMTAAVGFPTLRLVRVGVGALDLFALGLAPGETVELPPRAPWEGFAPVE from the coding sequence ATGCCCCTCCTCGCCCTCAACAAGCCGTTCGGCACGATCTGCCAGTTCTCGCCGCACGAAACCCGGCCGTCGCTCGGCGACTGGGTGCGCACCCCGGGCGTCTATCCGGCCGGCAGGCTCGATGCGGACAGCGAGGGCCTGCTGCTGCTGACCGACGACGGCGCGCTGCAGGCGCGCATCGCCGAGCCGCGCCACAAGCTCGTCAAGCGCTACTGGGCGCAGGTCGAGGGCGCGCCCGACGCGGCCGCGCTGAAGGCGCTCGCGCGCGGCGTCGATCTCGGCGATTACGTCACGCGCCCGTGCCACGCGTCGTTCGTCGAGCCGCCCGCCGCGCTGTGGCCGCGCACACCGCCGGTGCGCTTTCGCGCGGCGATCCCGACCACCTGGATCGAACTCGCGATCAGTGAAGGCAAGAACCGCCAGGTGCGCCGGATGACGGCCGCGGTCGGTTTCCCGACGCTGCGGCTGGTGCGGGTCGGCGTCGGCGCGCTCGACCTGTTCGCGCTCGGCCTCGCGCCCGGCGAGACCGTCGAACTGCCGCCGCGCGCGCCCTGGGAAGGTTTTGCGCCGGTCGAATGA
- the icd gene encoding NADP-dependent isocitrate dehydrogenase → MPYQHIVVPDGGDKITVNEDFSLNVSDQPIIPYIEGDGSGADITPVMLKVVNAAVEKAYGGRRRIHWMEIYAGEKATRIYGDDVWLPEETLQAVKEYVVSIKGPLTTPVGGGRRSLNVTLRQELDLYVCLRPVRYFKGVPSPVRAPEKTDMVIFRENSEDIYAGIEWPAGSEQAKKVIRFLQEEMGVKSIRFPDSSALGVKPVSREGTERLVRKAIQYALDHERKSVTLVHKGNIMKYTEGAFRDYGYALAQKEFGAELIDGGPWMRLKNPKTGGEIVIKDAIADAFMQQILLRPAEYDVIATLNLNGDYLSDALAAQVGGIGIAPGANQSDSVAMFEATHGTAPKYAGKDYVNPGSEILSAEMMLRHLGWTEAADLIISSMEKSIQQKRVTYDFARLMEGATQVSCSGFGNVLIENM, encoded by the coding sequence ATGCCGTATCAGCACATCGTCGTGCCGGACGGCGGTGACAAGATCACCGTCAACGAGGACTTTTCGCTCAACGTGTCGGACCAGCCGATCATCCCGTACATCGAGGGTGACGGCTCGGGTGCCGACATCACGCCGGTGATGCTGAAAGTCGTGAACGCCGCGGTCGAGAAGGCCTACGGCGGCCGCCGCCGGATCCACTGGATGGAGATCTACGCCGGCGAGAAGGCGACGCGGATCTACGGCGACGATGTCTGGCTGCCCGAGGAGACGCTGCAGGCCGTGAAGGAGTACGTGGTCTCGATCAAGGGGCCGCTGACCACGCCGGTCGGCGGCGGGCGCCGTTCGCTGAACGTGACGCTGCGCCAGGAGCTCGACCTCTACGTCTGCCTGCGCCCGGTGCGCTATTTCAAGGGCGTGCCCTCGCCGGTGCGTGCGCCGGAGAAGACCGACATGGTGATCTTCCGCGAGAACTCGGAAGACATCTATGCCGGCATCGAGTGGCCGGCCGGCTCCGAGCAGGCGAAGAAGGTGATCCGTTTCCTGCAGGAGGAGATGGGCGTGAAGTCGATCCGCTTCCCCGACAGCTCGGCGCTCGGCGTCAAGCCGGTGTCGCGCGAGGGCACCGAGCGCCTGGTGCGCAAGGCGATCCAGTACGCGCTCGACCACGAGCGCAAGTCGGTGACGCTGGTCCACAAGGGCAACATCATGAAGTACACCGAGGGCGCGTTCCGTGATTACGGCTACGCGCTCGCGCAGAAGGAATTCGGCGCCGAGTTGATCGACGGCGGCCCGTGGATGCGCTTGAAGAATCCGAAGACGGGCGGCGAGATCGTCATCAAGGACGCGATCGCCGATGCTTTCATGCAGCAGATCCTGCTGCGCCCGGCAGAATACGACGTGATCGCCACGCTGAACCTGAACGGCGACTATCTTTCCGATGCGCTCGCCGCGCAGGTCGGCGGGATCGGCATCGCGCCGGGCGCCAACCAGTCCGATTCGGTCGCGATGTTCGAGGCGACCCACGGCACGGCGCCGAAGTACGCGGGCAAGGATTACGTGAACCCCGGCTCGGAAATCCTGTCTGCGGAGATGATGCTGCGCCACCTCGGCTGGACCGAGGCGGCCGACCTGATCATCTCGTCGATGGAGAAGTCGATCCAGCAGAAGCGCGTGACGTATGACTTCGCGCGGCTGATGGAGGGCGCGACGCAGGTGTCGTGCTCGGGTTTCGGCAACGTGCTGATCGAGAACATGTAG
- a CDS encoding NADP-dependent isocitrate dehydrogenase, whose amino-acid sequence MSTSSKIIYTLTDEAPALATYSLLPIVKAFTRSSGVAVETRDISLAGRIIAAFPEALTPEQKISDDLAELGQLTLRPEANIIKLPNISASVPQLKAAIAELQAQGYKLPNYPDEATSDAEKDARARYDKIKGSAVNPVLREGNSDRRAPLSVKSYARKHPHKMGAWTADSKSHVAHMSDGDFYGSEKSALIGAAGSVRIELTTADGTKKVLKEKTAVKAGEIIDASVMSRTALRSFIEAQIADAKAKDVLFSVHLKATMMKVSDPILFGQFVSVFYEDVLTKHAETLVKIGFNPNNGIGDLYARLKDVPAETRAEIEADIKAQYEKRPHLAMVNSDKGITNLHVPSDVIVDASMPAMIRDSGGMWGADGKLHDAKAVIPDRCYAGVYQAVIDDCKQHGAFDPVTMGSVPNVGLMAQAAEEYGSHDKTFQITADGVVSVTDEAGNVLLEQPVKSGDIWRMCQTKDAPVQDWVKLAVNRARASNTPAVFWLDAARAHDAQIIKKVEQYLKDHDTSGLDIRILPPVEATRFSLERIRAGKDTISVTGNVLRDYLTDLFPIMELGTSAKMLSIVPLMAGGGMFETGAGGSAPKHVQQFNEEGFLRWDSLGEFLALAASLEHLGNAYHNPKALVLAKTLDQATGKFLDENRSPARKVGGIDNRGSHFYLSLFWAQALAAQTEDAELAAQFAGVAKTLAENEARIVEELGAAQGKPVDIGGYYRPDAALTSQAMRPSATLNGVIDALA is encoded by the coding sequence ATGTCCACCTCGTCCAAGATCATCTACACCCTCACCGACGAAGCTCCGGCGCTGGCGACCTATTCGCTGCTGCCGATCGTCAAGGCCTTCACCCGCTCGTCGGGCGTGGCCGTCGAAACCCGCGACATCTCGCTGGCCGGCCGCATCATCGCCGCGTTCCCCGAGGCGCTCACGCCCGAGCAGAAGATCAGCGACGATCTCGCCGAGCTCGGCCAGCTGACGCTGCGCCCCGAGGCGAACATCATCAAGCTGCCGAACATCAGCGCCTCGGTGCCGCAGCTGAAGGCCGCGATCGCCGAACTGCAGGCGCAGGGCTACAAGCTGCCGAACTATCCCGACGAAGCGACCAGCGACGCCGAGAAGGACGCCAGGGCCCGTTACGACAAGATCAAGGGCAGCGCCGTGAACCCGGTGCTGCGCGAAGGCAACTCGGACCGCCGCGCGCCGCTGTCGGTCAAGAGCTACGCCCGCAAGCACCCGCACAAGATGGGCGCCTGGACCGCCGATTCGAAGTCGCACGTCGCGCACATGAGCGACGGCGACTTCTACGGCAGCGAGAAGTCGGCGCTGATCGGCGCGGCCGGCAGCGTCAGGATCGAGCTGACCACGGCCGACGGCACCAAGAAGGTGCTGAAGGAAAAGACCGCGGTCAAGGCCGGCGAAATCATCGACGCCTCGGTGATGAGCCGCACCGCGCTGCGCAGCTTCATCGAAGCGCAGATCGCCGACGCGAAGGCCAAGGACGTGCTGTTCTCGGTCCACCTGAAGGCGACCATGATGAAGGTCTCCGATCCGATCCTGTTCGGCCAGTTCGTGTCGGTGTTCTACGAGGACGTGCTGACCAAGCACGCCGAGACGCTCGTCAAGATCGGCTTCAACCCGAACAACGGCATCGGCGACCTGTACGCGCGCCTGAAGGACGTGCCGGCCGAAACGCGCGCCGAGATCGAAGCCGACATCAAGGCCCAGTACGAAAAGCGCCCGCACCTCGCGATGGTCAATTCGGACAAGGGCATCACGAACCTGCACGTGCCGAGCGACGTGATCGTCGACGCCTCGATGCCGGCCATGATCCGCGATTCGGGCGGCATGTGGGGCGCGGACGGCAAGCTGCACGACGCCAAGGCCGTGATTCCGGACCGCTGCTACGCGGGCGTCTACCAGGCCGTGATCGACGACTGCAAGCAGCATGGCGCGTTCGATCCGGTCACCATGGGCAGCGTGCCGAACGTCGGCCTGATGGCGCAGGCGGCCGAGGAATACGGTTCGCACGACAAGACGTTCCAGATCACCGCCGACGGCGTGGTGAGCGTGACCGACGAAGCCGGCAACGTGCTGCTCGAGCAGCCGGTGAAGTCGGGTGACATCTGGCGCATGTGCCAGACCAAGGACGCGCCGGTGCAGGACTGGGTCAAGCTGGCCGTGAACCGCGCGCGCGCCTCGAACACGCCGGCCGTGTTCTGGCTCGACGCCGCGCGCGCTCACGACGCGCAGATCATCAAGAAGGTCGAGCAGTACCTGAAGGATCACGACACGAGCGGCCTCGATATCCGCATCCTGCCGCCCGTCGAGGCGACGCGTTTCTCGCTCGAGCGCATCCGCGCCGGCAAGGACACGATCTCGGTGACCGGCAACGTGCTGCGCGACTACCTGACCGACCTGTTCCCGATCATGGAACTGGGCACCAGCGCGAAGATGCTGTCGATCGTGCCGCTGATGGCCGGTGGCGGCATGTTCGAAACCGGCGCGGGCGGTTCGGCGCCGAAGCACGTCCAGCAGTTCAACGAGGAAGGCTTCCTGCGCTGGGATTCGCTCGGCGAATTCCTCGCGCTGGCCGCCTCGCTCGAGCACCTCGGCAACGCGTACCACAACCCGAAGGCGCTGGTGCTCGCGAAGACGCTCGACCAGGCCACCGGCAAGTTCCTCGACGAGAACCGCTCGCCGGCACGCAAGGTGGGCGGCATCGACAACCGCGGCAGCCACTTCTACCTGAGCCTGTTCTGGGCGCAGGCGCTGGCCGCGCAGACCGAGGACGCGGAGCTGGCCGCGCAGTTCGCCGGTGTCGCGAAAACGCTGGCGGAAAACGAGGCCCGCATCGTCGAGGAACTCGGTGCGGCGCAGGGCAAGCCGGTCGACATCGGCGGCTACTACCGTCCGGACGCCGCACTGACGAGCCAGGCGATGCGCCCGAGCGCGACGCTCAATGGCGTGATCGACGCGCTGGCGTAA
- a CDS encoding methyl-accepting chemotaxis protein: MMGGIWVAGLVVVAIAAVGFGCVMYLRATRAQAEVGRLEAEQDAAGARAAAAEADWAARRVEDAEQAAAREQSLNESLEDAAAQIAAVRESLAKAEDERDAARALAGRIATESARLRGLTGTFERWHEQMSSLMTQNQDMHAKNHELSSIVAHVLIVSLNASIEAARAGTAGRGFSIVASEVRSLASRSQELSKSYQDSLNRNDLVTTATFQDIQAGGKMITASLGNVDLLATQLRDRLERSES, from the coding sequence ATGATGGGTGGAATCTGGGTAGCAGGACTGGTGGTGGTCGCGATCGCGGCCGTCGGATTCGGCTGCGTGATGTACCTGCGCGCGACGCGCGCGCAGGCCGAAGTGGGCCGGCTCGAGGCCGAGCAGGACGCGGCCGGCGCGCGCGCGGCGGCGGCGGAAGCCGACTGGGCGGCGCGCCGCGTCGAGGACGCGGAGCAGGCGGCCGCGCGCGAGCAGTCGCTCAACGAGTCGCTAGAGGACGCCGCCGCGCAGATCGCAGCGGTGCGCGAGTCGCTCGCGAAGGCCGAGGACGAGCGTGACGCCGCGCGTGCGCTGGCCGGGCGGATCGCCACCGAGTCGGCGCGGCTGCGCGGCCTGACCGGCACGTTCGAGCGCTGGCACGAGCAGATGAGCTCGCTGATGACGCAGAACCAGGACATGCACGCGAAGAATCACGAGCTCTCGTCGATCGTCGCGCACGTGCTGATCGTCTCGCTGAATGCCTCGATCGAGGCCGCGCGCGCCGGCACGGCGGGGCGCGGCTTCTCGATCGTGGCGAGCGAGGTGCGTTCGCTCGCCTCGCGTTCGCAGGAGCTTTCCAAGAGCTACCAGGACAGCCTGAACCGCAACGACCTCGTGACCACCGCCACGTTCCAGGACATCCAGGCGGGCGGCAAGATGATCACCGCCTCGCTCGGCAACGTCGACCTGCTGGCGACGCAGCTGCGCGACCGGCTCGAACGGAGCGAATCGTGA
- a CDS encoding DUF192 domain-containing protein has translation MRLSPRPMLARLVRTAVFPVALALAAGGIAPAVAQSNGIPPGAKQPSEFPRTKLRVGMYVIDAAIAANDADREQGLMYRSQLAPNEGMLFAFGENAVHCFWMKNTLIPLSIAFMRADGTITDIDEMRAETTDNHCPRNNGVYALEMSKGWFDAKGIKPGMKIDGLPAPQ, from the coding sequence GTGCGACTCTCCCCGCGCCCCATGCTCGCCCGCCTCGTGCGGACCGCCGTGTTCCCCGTCGCGCTCGCGCTTGCCGCGGGCGGCATCGCGCCCGCCGTCGCGCAGTCGAACGGCATCCCGCCGGGTGCCAAGCAGCCGAGCGAGTTCCCGCGCACCAAGCTGCGCGTGGGCATGTACGTGATCGACGCGGCGATCGCCGCCAACGACGCGGACCGCGAGCAGGGACTCATGTACCGCAGCCAGCTCGCCCCGAACGAAGGGATGCTGTTCGCGTTCGGCGAGAACGCCGTGCATTGCTTCTGGATGAAGAACACGCTGATCCCGCTGTCGATCGCGTTCATGCGCGCCGACGGCACGATCACCGACATCGACGAAATGCGCGCCGAGACCACCGACAATCATTGCCCGCGCAACAATGGCGTCTATGCGCTCGAAATGAGCAAGGGCTGGTTCGACGCGAAGGGAATCAAGCCCGGCATGAAGATCGACGGGCTGCCGGCGCCGCAATAA
- a CDS encoding multicopper oxidase family protein produces MIRRQFLRRALGAAASLAFVRGALAKTPAADASHGMAPMRGMAGMDGMQAAPAASATAAGDGTLAAADALPAGAPLAPLRVLANESTTPGQFRATLVAQPVARQLLPGAAPTTMWLYGEAVTGSAVGPLIELHEGDAVEIRVVNHLPQPTTIHWHGLPVPPDQDGNPLALIEPGASRTYRFTLPEGSAGTYWYHPHPHMMTAEQVFRGLAGPIVVRAADDPLAGWPERQLFVSDLKLAADGTIAPNDMMDWMNGREGQFALVNGARRPHLEVAGDERWRVWNGSSARFLNLSFDDGRAFEQVGTDGGLFERPRRVTALLLAPGERAELLVRAGGHASRAVLRAATYDRSKMAMAMSDDDDSSLPPDPPLPLADLSFAPAPARAVPAVLRAVPPLGKPVARKSVTFGEAMDMNAMMASAPGTRPAGMRFMVNGQTWSPHRATLTSRRGDVELWSITNTTDMDHPFHLHGTQFQVVERELRGRRTPEPYRAWRDTVNVRKGETVRIATVQHEAGERMFHCHILEHEDLGMMGTLKVV; encoded by the coding sequence ATGATACGCAGGCAATTTCTCCGCCGCGCGCTCGGTGCGGCGGCTTCGCTCGCATTCGTGCGCGGCGCGCTCGCGAAGACGCCGGCGGCGGATGCGTCGCATGGCATGGCGCCGATGCGCGGCATGGCGGGCATGGACGGCATGCAGGCGGCGCCGGCGGCTTCGGCCACGGCGGCCGGTGACGGCACACTCGCAGCCGCCGACGCGCTGCCCGCCGGCGCGCCGCTCGCGCCGCTGCGCGTGCTCGCCAACGAAAGCACGACACCGGGGCAATTCCGCGCGACGCTCGTCGCGCAGCCGGTCGCGCGGCAGCTGCTGCCCGGCGCCGCGCCCACCACCATGTGGCTCTACGGCGAGGCGGTGACGGGTTCCGCCGTCGGCCCGCTGATCGAGCTGCACGAGGGCGACGCCGTCGAGATCCGCGTCGTCAATCATCTGCCGCAGCCGACCACGATTCACTGGCATGGCCTGCCGGTGCCGCCCGACCAGGACGGCAACCCGCTCGCGCTGATCGAGCCCGGCGCGTCGCGCACCTACCGCTTCACGTTGCCGGAGGGCAGCGCCGGCACTTACTGGTACCACCCCCATCCGCACATGATGACGGCCGAGCAGGTGTTTCGCGGCCTGGCCGGGCCGATCGTGGTGCGCGCGGCTGACGATCCGCTCGCCGGCTGGCCCGAGCGCCAGCTGTTCGTGTCGGACCTGAAGCTGGCCGCCGACGGCACGATCGCCCCGAACGACATGATGGACTGGATGAACGGCCGCGAAGGCCAGTTCGCGCTCGTCAACGGCGCGCGCCGCCCGCATCTGGAGGTGGCCGGCGACGAGCGCTGGCGCGTCTGGAACGGCAGCAGCGCGCGCTTCCTGAACCTGTCGTTCGACGACGGCCGCGCCTTCGAGCAGGTCGGCACCGACGGCGGCCTGTTCGAGCGGCCGCGCCGCGTAACGGCGCTGCTGCTCGCGCCGGGCGAGCGCGCCGAGCTGCTGGTGCGCGCGGGCGGGCACGCCTCGCGCGCCGTGCTGCGCGCCGCCACCTACGACCGCAGCAAGATGGCCATGGCAATGTCCGATGACGATGATTCGTCGTTGCCGCCCGATCCGCCGCTGCCACTCGCGGACCTGAGCTTCGCGCCGGCGCCGGCGCGCGCCGTGCCGGCCGTGCTGCGCGCGGTGCCGCCGCTCGGCAAGCCGGTGGCGCGCAAGTCGGTGACGTTCGGCGAGGCGATGGACATGAACGCGATGATGGCCTCGGCGCCGGGCACGCGCCCGGCCGGCATGCGTTTCATGGTGAACGGGCAGACCTGGTCGCCGCATCGCGCGACGTTGACGAGCCGGCGCGGCGACGTCGAGCTGTGGAGCATCACGAACACCACCGACATGGACCACCCGTTCCATCTGCACGGCACGCAGTTCCAGGTGGTCGAGCGCGAACTGCGCGGGCGACGCACGCCCGAGCCCTACCGGGCGTGGCGCGACACCGTAAACGTCAGGAAGGGCGAGACGGTGCGGATCGCCACGGTCCAGCACGAGGCCGGCGAGCGGATGTTCCACTGCCACATCCTCGAACACGAGGATCTTGGCATGATGGGCACCTTGAAGGTTGTCTGA